In the genome of Neovison vison isolate M4711 chromosome 3, ASM_NN_V1, whole genome shotgun sequence, one region contains:
- the LOC122901977 gene encoding LOW QUALITY PROTEIN: hydroxycarboxylic acid receptor 2-like (The sequence of the model RefSeq protein was modified relative to this genomic sequence to represent the inferred CDS: deleted 2 bases in 1 codon), protein MNLPQQQDHFLEINKKNCCVFRDDFIANVLPPVLGLEFVFGLLGNGLALWIFCFHLKSWKSSRIFLFNLAVADFLLIICLPFLTDNYVRKWDWRFGDVACRLMLFMLAMNRQGSIIFLTVVAVDRYFRVVHPHHALNKISNRTAAIISCLLWGVTIGLTGHLLYKKMLIRNRDANLCSSFSICHTFRWHDAMFLLEFVLPLAIILFCSARIIWSLRQRQMDRHAKIKRAINFIMVVAVVFIICFLPSVAVRIRIFWLLHTTGTRNCDIYRSVDLAFFLTLSFTYMNSMLDPLVYYFSSPSFPNFFSTLINRYLRKKAPQEADNIQSTSMELTADLSTTRSVPDNLVAHIGEPWNPSYLPPASRNHRAKKGDCHQEPKSLGIESGWVHKDHREMGPVVSWGFQIQRIGFREEVWQSGLPGRGASPEDSCGGNRE, encoded by the exons ATGAACCTGCCCCAGCAGCAGGATCATTTTCTGGAAATAAACAAGAAGAACTGCTGCGTGTTCCGGGATGACTTCATCGCCAACGTGCTGCCCCCAGTGCTggggctggagtttgtgttcggGCTCCTGGGCAATGGCCTTGCGCTGTGGATTTTCTGCTTTCACCTCAAGTCCTGGAAATCCAGCCGGATTTTCCTGTTCAACTTGGCTGTGGCTGACTTTCTCTTGATCATCTGTCTGCCATTCCTGACGGACAACTATGTGCGGAAATGGGACTGGAGGTTCGGGGACGTCGCTTGCCGGCTGATGCTGTTCATGCTGGCCATGAACCGCCAAGGCAGCATCATCTTCCTCACGGTGGTGGCCGTGGACAGGTACTTCCGGGTGGTTCACCCTCACCACGCTCTCAACAAGATCTCGAATCGGACGGCGGCCATCATCTCCTGCCTCTTGTGGGGTGTCACCATCGGGCTGACGGGTCACCTCCTGTACAAGAAGATGCTGATCAGGAACCGAGACGCCAATCTGTGCAGCAGCTTCAGCATCTGCCATACCTTCCGGTGGCACGATGCCATGTTCCTCCTGGAGTTCGTCCTGCCCCTGGCCATCATCCTCTTCTGCTCGGCCAGAATCATCTGGAGTCTGCGCCAGCGGCAGATGGACAGACATGCCAAGATCAAGAGGGCCATCAACTTCATCATGGTGGTGGCCGTCGTCTTCATCATCTGTTTCCTGCCCAGCGTGGCCGTGCGCATCCGCATCTTCTGGCTCTTGCACACCACGGGCACGAGGAACTGTGACATCTATCGCTCTGTGGACCTGGCGTTTTTCCTCACCCTGAGCTTCACCTACATGAACAGCATGCTGGACCCTTTGGTGTACTACTTCTCTAGCCCATCTTTCCCCAACTTCTTCTCCACCCTGATCAACCGCTACCTGCGGAAAAAGGCACCCCAAGAAGCAGATAATATCCAGAGCACAAGCATGGAGCTCACTGCAGATCTGAGCACCACCAGGAGCGTGCCAGACAATTTAGTGGCCCACATTGGTGAGCCATGGAACCCGTCTTATCTGCCCCCAGCTTCCCGC AATCACCGAGCCAAGAAAGGAGATTGTCACCAAGAACCAAAGTCTCTGGGGATAGAGTCTGGCTGGGTGCACAAAGACCATCGTGAGATGGGACCCGTGGTTTCCTGGGGCTTCCAGATTCAGAGAATCGGATTTAGAGAAGAGGTATGGCAGAGTGGGCTGCCTGGTCGCGGAGCGTCCCCAGAGGACTCTTGCGGGGGGAACAGAGAGTAA